From one Lycium barbarum isolate Lr01 chromosome 6, ASM1917538v2, whole genome shotgun sequence genomic stretch:
- the LOC132600615 gene encoding uncharacterized protein LOC132600615 encodes MAVLSSKQVLKDNKTTDPSSITSLTLTHKALSDVSCLSEFENLQRLDLGFNNLTSLEGLKLCVNLKWLSVVQNKLQSMKGIEGLIKLTVVNAGKNKLKSMEEVSGLVNLRALILNDNDIVSICKLDKMKELNTLVLSRNPISGIGQSLAKINSLTKLSLSNCQLHGIDSSLKSCTELKELRLAHNDIKTLPSELAFNIKLQNLDIGNNVIMKRSDLKVLSSLVNLKNLNLQGNPIAEKEDLAKKVKKQMPHLQILNAKPIEKAMKKEEGGIVDDENGSDHHEESTFLENDILKKSKKSSKNGKNAADTAETVLTDPDIHKESKLKKEKINEFDKASGRKRKEELVQAENRTNFDTGEEQKHKKQKKSEVLKEKASNVEDKETAKKSSKKAKQNKASAIDDGETPFSDLFVSDLSDPLTSSRKDGNHKTLQNVDAAAGLATFPKKKKQNKNLVTGAAALQLSSASDEIGLGGPSTWGD; translated from the exons ATGGCTGTATTGAGCTCAAAGCAAGTGTTGAAAGACAACAAAACAACTGACCCAAGTTCCATTACATCTCTTACCCTCACTCACAAAGCTCTTTCTGAT GTCTCTTGTTTGAGTGAGTTTGAAAATTTGCAAAGGCTTGATCTTGGGTTTAACAATTTAACTTCACTTGag GGGTTGAAGTTATGTGTGAATTTGAAGTGGCTATCTGTTGTGCAAAATAAACTTCAGAGCATGAAAGGGATTGAAGGGCTTATTAAACTCACT GTAGTGAATGCCGGAAAAAACAAGCTTAAATCTATGGAGGAGGTCAGTGGTCTTGTGAACTTGCGTGCGCTGATTTTGAACG ATAATGACATTGTTTCAATTTGCAAGCTTGATAAAATGAAAGAGTTGAATACATTAG TTCTTTCGAGAAATCCAATATCTGGAATTGGCCAGAGTCTGGCCAAAATTAACTCACTCACAAAA TTGTCTCTCTCTAATTGCCAACTGCACGGTATTGACTCTTCACTTAAATCCTGCACCGAGTTAAAGGAGCTACGACTTGCTCATAATGATATTAAG ACACTTCCTAGTGAGTTGGCTTTTAATATAAAGCTACAAAACTTAGACATCGGGAACAATGTGATCATGAAGCGGTCAGATCTGAAG GTGCTGTCTTCATTAGTTAACTTGAAAAACTTAAACCTACAAGGGAACCCCATTGCTGAAAAGGAAGATTTGGCCAAAAAG GTCAAGAAACAAATGCCACATTTGCAGATTCTCAATGCTAAACCTATTGAAAAGGCCATGAAAAAGGAAGAGGGTGGTATAGTCGATGATGAAAATGGAAGTGATCACCATGAAGAGAGTACTTTCCTGGAGAATGACATATTGAAAAAGTCTAAAAAGTCCTCAAAGAATGGTAAAAATGCTGCTGATACAGCAGAAACTGTACTCACAGATCCTGATATACATAAGGAATCAAAGCTCAAAAAGGAAAAGATTAACGAATTTGATAAAGCTTCTGGCCGTAAGAGGAAGGAGGAGTTGGTACAAGCAGAAAATAGAACCAATTTTGACACAGGAGAGGAACAAAAGCACAAAAAACAGAAGAAGAGCGAAGTCTTGAAGGAGAAAGCTTCAAATGTCGAGGATAAGGAAACAGCTAAAAAGTCTAGTAAGAAGGCTAAACAAAATAAAGCAAGTGCAATTGACGAtggagaaactcctttctcggaTCTTTTTGTCTCTGATTTATCAGATCCATTGACCAGTAGCCGGAAGGACGGTAATCACAAGACACTCCAAAATGTTGATGCAGCTGCAGGTTTGGCTACATTCCCGAAAAAGAAAAAGCAGAACAAGAATCTTGTAACTGGTGCTGCTGCTCTTCAATTGTCATCAGCAAGTGATGAAATTGGGTTAGGTGGTCCATCAACATGGGGTGACTAG